Below is a window of Deltaproteobacteria bacterium DNA.
ATGTATCGGGACGCGGCTACAGCCGACGTGTCGTCCAAACTGATCGGAGAGAGCTATCCCAAAGCTGTAGAGGAACAAAACCTTAAACCGCTGGGAACACCGACTCTGGAAAAAGGAACCCTGGCGAAGGATCAGGACTTCTCCTACACGGCCACCGTAGAAGTCAAACCGGAATTCAAAGTGGACGGCTATTTCGGTCTGGAATTGGAGAAGGAAGAAATCCAGGTGACGGACGACCAGGTCGAAGACTATCTGCGTCGAGTACAGGAGGCGCATTCCCGCCTCGAACCTGTCGCGGATCGGGCCTTGCGCGAGGGCGACGTCGCCATTGTGGACTATGAACGGTTCATCGACGAACAGCCGGTTGAAGAGAGCAAACACGAGAACGTTCATATCGAATTGGGCAAGAACCGGTTTCCGGAGCTTGAAAAGGGGTTGGTCGGCCATTCCAAGGACGATCAAAAGGACGTGGTGATCACCTATCCGGAAGATCACGAACTCAAGTCCGTGGCCGGGAAAACGGTCAAGTATTCCCTGAAGGTGGTCGATATCAAAGAAAAAGTGCTTCCCGAGTTGGACGACGACTTCGCCAAGGAGTTGGATGCGGAAGCGGATACCGTCGAGGAACTCCGGAAAAAAATCCGCGAGGACTTGACCCAAAGGGAAAACCAGCGTGTCCAGACCGTTCTCAACAGTCAGATCATCAAACGGCTTATAGAGACCCACTCTTTTGAAGTTCCGGAGGTCTTGGTCGAGTATGAGCTGAGTTCGCTCGTCGAGAACTTTCAGCGCCGGCTGGTTCAGCAAGGCATTACGCTGGAGGCGGCGGGGATTGATCTCGATGAATGGAGAAAATCCAACGTTTCGGTCGCTGAGGAACGAGTTCGGGCTTCTCTTCTGTTGAATGCCGTGGGTTCCAAAGAGGGGATCGAGGTATCGGACGAGGAGTTGGACGAGGGCTATCGGAAAGTAGCGAAACAGATGGGGCAGGACAAAGAGTTCATCAAGGGTGTGTATCAAAAAAACAATATGGTGGACACGTTCAAGGATCAACTGCTCGAAGAAAAGATTTTGAAAGCCATCTGTGATCATGCTACTTTCATTTCAAAGCCGCCGGAACCGACGGATAGTGAAAAGGAAGGAACAATAGACTGATATGCTGGTACCTATTGTAGTCGAGCAAAGCAGCCGAGGTGAACGGGCGTATGACATCTACTCGCGACTGCTCAAAGACAGGATCATTTTCCTGGGGCAGCCCGTGGACGACATGATGGCGAATCTGGTCATCGCGCAGATGTTGTTTCTGGAATCGGAAGACCCGGAGAAGGACATCCATCTGTATGTACATTCCCCCGGGGGGTCGGTGACGGCCGGATTGGCCATTTACGACACCATGCAATATATCAAACCGGCGGTTTCCACGATTTGCATGGGGCAGGCCTCCAGCATGGGCGCGTTATTGCTGGCCGCCGGCGCCAAAGGAAAGCGTCACGCCCTGCCCCACTCGAGTATCATGATCCACCAGCCCATGGGCGGGTTTCAGGGACAGGCGACGGACGTTGAAATTCAGGCGAGAGAGATTCTACGCCTGCGCGAATCGCTGAATCAGATCCTGGCCAAGCACACGTGCCAGCCCATAGAGCGCATTCGAGAGGATACGGAACGGGATTTCTTTATGGATGGAAAGCAGGCCAAGGAATACGGCATCATCGACGACGTGATCGTGAGCCGGGTTCCCGGCGTGTGCGCCTGATTCCTTGTTGGGTTCCATTGGCGTCCCGACGAGCCATCGCAATGATTAATCTTTCAGACGCCTCTAACG
It encodes the following:
- the tig gene encoding trigger factor, whose amino-acid sequence is MKVSVEEVNQVKKRVSVAIPREQVAKELTEYFIDVRKRANIKGFRPGKAPMGMIERMYRDAATADVSSKLIGESYPKAVEEQNLKPLGTPTLEKGTLAKDQDFSYTATVEVKPEFKVDGYFGLELEKEEIQVTDDQVEDYLRRVQEAHSRLEPVADRALREGDVAIVDYERFIDEQPVEESKHENVHIELGKNRFPELEKGLVGHSKDDQKDVVITYPEDHELKSVAGKTVKYSLKVVDIKEKVLPELDDDFAKELDAEADTVEELRKKIREDLTQRENQRVQTVLNSQIIKRLIETHSFEVPEVLVEYELSSLVENFQRRLVQQGITLEAAGIDLDEWRKSNVSVAEERVRASLLLNAVGSKEGIEVSDEELDEGYRKVAKQMGQDKEFIKGVYQKNNMVDTFKDQLLEEKILKAICDHATFISKPPEPTDSEKEGTID
- the clpP gene encoding ATP-dependent Clp endopeptidase proteolytic subunit ClpP, which codes for MLVPIVVEQSSRGERAYDIYSRLLKDRIIFLGQPVDDMMANLVIAQMLFLESEDPEKDIHLYVHSPGGSVTAGLAIYDTMQYIKPAVSTICMGQASSMGALLLAAGAKGKRHALPHSSIMIHQPMGGFQGQATDVEIQAREILRLRESLNQILAKHTCQPIERIREDTERDFFMDGKQAKEYGIIDDVIVSRVPGVCA